In one window of Eggerthella guodeyinii DNA:
- the ffh gene encoding signal recognition particle protein — translation MLENLSTRLQGIFSGLRGKGRLTEDDINDAMREIRMALLEADVNFKVVKTFVARTKERCLDAEVLDSLTPAQNVIKIVLDELTELLGRTDSKLVLSSRIPNVVMLVGLQGSGKTTAAAKLAYRLKQENHSPLLVACDVYRPAAADQLETLGAEIGVRVYRGDGQDPVKIAQEGIQDAIDNLRDVVIVDTAGRLHVDDEMMDEAENIKRAVKPDQILMVVDAMTGQDVVNVASAFSERVDFDGVIMSKMDGDARGGGALSIKQVTGKPIKFISSGEKPDSLEEFHPDRMAKRILGMGDVVSLIESAVKVQQEEIEQEQTERMMRANLTLNDFIDMNRQIRKMGGVSKLLSALPGGDKAMAAGQVDEGAFDHMEVIINSMTKAEREKPDLLNGSRRARIAAGAGVTVSDVNQLMKKFNETKKMMKKMMPAVEEMQGGKKGKKGKKGRRRRMGLPGGMGGMSMADIKRLQDMMGE, via the coding sequence ATGCTCGAGAACCTTTCGACGCGCCTTCAGGGCATATTCAGCGGGCTGCGCGGCAAGGGCCGCCTGACTGAGGACGATATCAACGACGCCATGCGCGAGATCCGCATGGCGCTGCTCGAGGCGGACGTCAACTTCAAGGTGGTGAAGACGTTCGTCGCGCGCACGAAGGAGCGCTGCCTCGACGCCGAGGTGCTCGACTCGCTCACGCCGGCGCAGAACGTCATCAAGATCGTGCTCGACGAGCTCACCGAGCTTCTGGGCCGCACGGATTCCAAGCTCGTCCTGAGCAGCCGCATCCCCAACGTCGTCATGCTCGTGGGCCTGCAGGGCTCCGGCAAGACGACGGCCGCCGCGAAGCTGGCCTACCGCCTGAAGCAGGAGAACCACTCCCCGCTGCTCGTGGCCTGCGACGTGTACCGTCCCGCCGCAGCCGACCAGCTGGAGACGCTCGGCGCCGAGATCGGCGTGCGCGTGTACCGCGGCGACGGCCAGGACCCGGTGAAGATCGCGCAGGAGGGCATCCAGGACGCCATCGACAACCTGCGCGACGTGGTGATCGTCGACACGGCGGGCCGCCTGCACGTGGACGACGAGATGATGGACGAGGCCGAGAACATCAAGCGCGCCGTGAAGCCCGACCAGATCCTCATGGTGGTGGACGCGATGACCGGCCAGGACGTGGTGAACGTGGCCAGCGCGTTCTCCGAGCGCGTCGACTTCGACGGCGTCATCATGTCGAAGATGGACGGCGACGCCCGCGGCGGCGGCGCGCTGTCCATCAAGCAGGTCACCGGCAAGCCCATCAAGTTCATCAGCTCGGGCGAGAAGCCCGACTCGCTCGAGGAATTCCATCCCGACCGCATGGCGAAGCGCATCCTCGGCATGGGCGACGTGGTCAGCCTCATCGAAAGCGCCGTCAAGGTGCAGCAGGAGGAGATCGAGCAGGAGCAGACCGAGCGCATGATGCGCGCGAACCTCACGCTCAACGACTTCATCGACATGAACCGCCAGATCCGCAAGATGGGCGGCGTGTCGAAGCTGCTGTCCGCGCTGCCGGGCGGCGACAAGGCCATGGCGGCCGGCCAGGTGGACGAGGGCGCGTTCGACCACATGGAGGTCATCATCAACTCCATGACGAAGGCCGAGCGCGAGAAGCCCGACCTGCTGAACGGCTCGCGCCGCGCGCGCATCGCCGCGGGCGCGGGCGTGACCGTCTCGGACGTGAACCAGCTGATGAAGAAGTTCAACGAGACGAAGAAGATGATGAAGAAGATGATGCCCGCCGTGGAGGAGATGCAGGGTGGCAAAAAAGGCAAGAAGGGCAAGAAGGGCCGCCGCCGTCGCATGGGACTGCCCGGCGGCATGGGCGGCATGAGCATGGCCGACATCAAACGGCTCCAGGACATGATGGGCGAATAG
- a CDS encoding ClbS/DfsB family four-helix bundle protein, with amino-acid sequence MWKWVHTNTVAPYKSFRSKIRTWKRARASRQ; translated from the coding sequence GTGTGGAAGTGGGTCCACACGAACACCGTCGCGCCGTACAAATCGTTCCGCAGCAAGATCCGCACGTGGAAGAGGGCGCGCGCTTCCCGCCAATAG
- a CDS encoding GGDEF domain-containing protein — translation MTGLSFVNIYLFPTVLLAIIWADSRSKDAERFTAVMFRAGVLLTLAATLLTMVTRLFDAARTPFLVLQAVNTVYLFCSLIAPLFWIAYVYARLHDGRNLFRSWKVRVAFGIPFSLIAAVLIVNFWTGIVFSIDVDGSYKRGPWYLVSFLPMFGGLVGCAVISLIQFTREIVAERRRDCLTLAAFAVIPIVGGVVQSLFYGWWVLWPLSAVAILFVYLGASNRQISFDAMTGLYNRRFFDEFLNRRLGRPASQGGWCLIMADLDGFKGVNDAYGHAAGDEVLRGAAEALRTAFSRKRAFLARYGGDEFAVIADCADEAEAARMTEILESESVRVPGSQGPGGRVSFSAGYALRDFAVEQDAEGIVGAADTVLYRAKNARKAIGTEGAGA, via the coding sequence ATGACGGGACTGTCCTTCGTGAACATATACCTCTTCCCCACGGTGCTCCTCGCTATCATCTGGGCGGATTCGCGTTCGAAGGACGCCGAGCGCTTCACGGCCGTGATGTTCCGCGCGGGCGTGCTCCTCACGTTGGCGGCGACGCTGCTCACCATGGTCACGCGCCTGTTCGATGCAGCGCGCACCCCGTTCCTCGTCCTGCAGGCGGTCAACACCGTGTACCTGTTCTGCAGCCTGATCGCGCCGCTTTTCTGGATAGCGTACGTGTACGCGCGGCTGCACGATGGGCGCAACCTGTTTCGCAGCTGGAAGGTGCGCGTAGCGTTCGGCATCCCGTTCTCGCTGATCGCGGCCGTCCTGATCGTCAATTTCTGGACCGGCATCGTGTTCTCCATCGACGTGGACGGTTCGTACAAGCGCGGGCCGTGGTACCTCGTCTCGTTCCTGCCCATGTTCGGCGGGCTCGTGGGGTGCGCCGTGATCTCCCTGATCCAGTTCACGCGCGAGATCGTCGCGGAGCGCCGCCGCGACTGCCTGACGCTCGCGGCCTTCGCGGTCATACCGATCGTCGGCGGCGTCGTGCAATCCTTGTTCTACGGGTGGTGGGTGCTGTGGCCCCTCAGCGCGGTGGCCATCCTCTTCGTGTACCTGGGGGCGAGCAACCGCCAGATATCCTTCGATGCGATGACGGGCCTGTACAACCGTCGGTTCTTCGACGAGTTCCTGAACCGCCGCCTGGGCAGGCCGGCGTCGCAAGGGGGCTGGTGCCTCATCATGGCGGACCTCGACGGATTCAAGGGCGTGAACGACGCCTACGGGCACGCGGCGGGGGACGAGGTGCTGCGCGGCGCGGCCGAGGCCCTCCGCACCGCGTTCTCGCGAAAGCGCGCGTTCCTCGCGCGTTACGGCGGCGACGAGTTCGCCGTGATCGCGGACTGCGCGGACGAGGCCGAAGCCGCCCGCATGACCGAGATCCTGGAGTCCGAAAGCGTGCGCGTCCCCGGCTCGCAGGGCCCGGGGGGCCGCGTGTCGTTCAGCGCGGGCTACGCTCTGCGCGACTTCGCCGTCGAGCAGGATGCCGAGGGCATCGTCGGCGCGGCCGATACCGTCCTGTACCGCGCCAAGAACGCCCGCAAGGCGATCGGCACCGAGGGGGCAGGGGCGTGA
- a CDS encoding GGDEF domain-containing protein, protein MNAITYVLVDVPPFIVMGILYVNSLVRLPYLRENSLLRTVILSTMGALVAGMLSWVLDGRLPAEALYAVNVLHFLFMGGIAFSWFLYVRYLVHGESLLCKPLALAIACAPYAAFAVAVLCAPWTHGVFYVDEGLAYRRGPLSFVPFAAGALYVLAATALALFYRSKEEGPARRRRLLYLAAFAVGPLVGGALQAALPGMDTVLPGIALSVVLAYVSVQRDELALDGLTGLNNRGSLDDHLAARCRATRSSRPWCLIVLDVNDFKSVNDRYGHAAGDDALRQLAAALKRAFAKTSAFLARMGGDEFAVVLDARGEEGVRRALDDVRAALETTGQTRRAPYALSVSAGWAWHGADLERPEQLLEAADKAMYADKQLSKERALPQR, encoded by the coding sequence GTGAACGCGATCACCTACGTGCTCGTCGACGTGCCGCCCTTCATCGTGATGGGCATACTCTACGTCAACTCTCTCGTGCGGCTGCCGTACCTGCGCGAGAACTCGCTGCTGCGCACCGTCATTCTTTCGACCATGGGCGCGCTCGTCGCAGGGATGCTCTCCTGGGTGCTGGACGGCCGGTTGCCCGCGGAGGCTCTCTACGCGGTGAACGTCCTGCACTTCCTGTTCATGGGCGGCATCGCCTTCTCATGGTTCCTCTACGTCCGCTACCTCGTCCACGGGGAGAGCCTGCTGTGCAAGCCCCTCGCCCTCGCGATCGCGTGCGCGCCCTACGCGGCGTTCGCCGTCGCCGTGCTGTGCGCGCCGTGGACGCACGGGGTGTTCTACGTCGACGAAGGGCTCGCCTACCGGCGCGGACCCTTGTCCTTCGTCCCGTTCGCGGCAGGCGCCCTCTACGTTCTGGCGGCCACCGCGCTCGCGCTCTTTTATCGCTCGAAGGAGGAAGGGCCCGCTCGCCGGCGCCGCCTGCTGTACCTGGCGGCGTTCGCCGTCGGCCCGCTCGTCGGCGGCGCGCTGCAAGCGGCGCTTCCGGGCATGGACACCGTGCTTCCCGGCATCGCCCTCTCCGTCGTGCTCGCCTACGTGTCGGTCCAGCGCGACGAGCTGGCGCTCGACGGGCTGACGGGCCTCAACAATCGGGGAAGCTTGGACGACCATCTTGCCGCCCGGTGCCGGGCGACGCGGTCGAGCCGCCCATGGTGCCTGATCGTGCTGGACGTCAACGACTTCAAGTCCGTGAACGACCGCTACGGGCACGCTGCGGGCGACGACGCCCTCCGGCAGCTCGCGGCCGCCTTGAAACGCGCTTTCGCGAAGACGAGCGCGTTTCTGGCCCGCATGGGCGGCGACGAGTTCGCCGTCGTGCTCGATGCGCGCGGCGAGGAGGGCGTGCGCCGCGCTTTGGACGACGTGCGCGCCGCGCTCGAGACGACGGGGCAGACGCGCCGCGCCCCCTACGCCCTGTCAGTCAGCGCCGGGTGGGCGTGGCACGGCGCTGACCTCGAACGGCCCGAGCAGCTGCTCGAGGCCGCCGACAAGGCGATGTACGCGGACAAGCAGCTGAGCAAGGAGCGCGCCCTCCCGCAGCGCTGA
- a CDS encoding ABC transporter ATP-binding protein, with translation MHLMELENVRYSYGSAQPVLRDVSLALEPGKLYAILGPSGCGKTTLLSLMGGLDEPDGGTVRFGGEDIAGTGLAEHRKHHVAFVFQSFNLIDYLTPAENVALITRSSPYPLLEELGLTDEEARRNVLKLSGGQQQRVAIARALASEAPVILADEPTGNLDEDTAAEITGILRSCAHQMEKCVVVVTHSRELARKADCVLRLKKGVVSQEDVVPAGGSASRRNPSSRRSRP, from the coding sequence ATGCACCTCATGGAACTCGAGAACGTACGCTACTCCTACGGCTCCGCACAGCCCGTGCTGCGCGACGTGTCGCTGGCGCTCGAGCCGGGCAAGCTCTACGCGATACTCGGCCCGTCCGGCTGCGGCAAGACCACGCTGCTGTCCCTCATGGGCGGGCTCGACGAGCCCGACGGCGGCACCGTCCGCTTCGGCGGCGAGGACATCGCCGGCACGGGGCTCGCCGAGCATCGCAAGCATCACGTGGCGTTCGTCTTCCAAAGCTTCAACCTCATCGACTACCTCACCCCGGCCGAGAACGTGGCGCTCATCACGCGCTCGTCGCCCTACCCGCTGCTGGAGGAGCTGGGGCTGACCGACGAGGAGGCGCGCCGCAACGTGCTGAAGCTGTCGGGCGGCCAGCAGCAGCGCGTGGCCATCGCCCGCGCGCTGGCCTCGGAGGCGCCCGTCATCCTGGCCGACGAGCCCACGGGCAACCTCGACGAGGACACCGCCGCCGAGATCACCGGCATCCTGCGCAGCTGTGCCCACCAGATGGAGAAGTGCGTGGTGGTGGTCACCCACTCGCGCGAGCTGGCCCGCAAGGCCGACTGCGTGCTGCGGTTGAAGAAGGGCGTCGTCAGCCAGGAGGACGTCGTCCCCGCCGGCGGGTCGGCCTCCCGCCGAAACCCCTCGAGCAGAAGGAGCCGCCCATGA
- a CDS encoding ABC transporter permease, translated as MGLGKRALLYLTRKRGKTLILFLLLLVIATMALSGLAIKQAAQTAQLNVREALGGSFALKQNTSDASKWESVQQGSNGSKGFYRGEPITKELADRIMGSVDGIKGYNASYQSTVLMKKQGAYLDLVESDTEDGGGLGAMLASSGDMNKTSTAFGATDTAFDAYFAQGFLKLVDGRHLEHGETGKALISKELAEKNGLAVGDTITLQQSETKAQMNGVDPEDTKIDVEIVGLYEATAKASAVMSNWSIDNAVFTSLEVIQHVRPETGGESYERVDFHVDDPAEVNRIVEEVKNLDGLDPTDFAVDVDTGSVDSVIEPLENMDSLMTGLIAVMVVIGAIILYLVLAGRVRERIHESGVLLSLGVTKRAIVAQYLVEIALVAVLAFGASYFTSGLVAQTAAAQLLDYATEQAGDVGGSGSAGPKNLDGTSVADSSSMAPRFEQNRDMTRIEVVIEPAALAGVYLAGGVLIVGSVAAAALPVLRLKPKEILTKMS; from the coding sequence ATGGGACTTGGCAAACGCGCCCTGCTGTACCTGACGCGCAAGCGGGGCAAGACGCTCATCCTGTTCCTGCTGCTGCTCGTCATCGCCACGATGGCGTTGTCGGGGCTGGCCATCAAGCAGGCGGCGCAAACCGCGCAGCTCAACGTGCGCGAGGCGCTGGGCGGTTCGTTCGCCCTCAAGCAGAACACGAGCGACGCGAGCAAATGGGAGTCGGTCCAGCAGGGATCGAACGGCTCGAAGGGGTTCTATCGCGGCGAGCCCATCACGAAGGAGCTGGCCGACCGCATCATGGGCAGCGTGGACGGCATCAAGGGCTACAACGCCTCCTACCAGTCCACCGTGCTCATGAAGAAGCAAGGGGCCTACCTCGACCTCGTCGAATCGGACACGGAGGACGGCGGCGGGCTGGGCGCGATGCTGGCCTCGTCGGGCGACATGAACAAGACCTCCACCGCCTTCGGTGCCACCGACACCGCGTTCGACGCCTACTTCGCCCAGGGCTTCCTCAAGCTCGTGGACGGACGGCACCTCGAGCACGGCGAGACCGGCAAGGCGCTCATCAGCAAGGAACTGGCCGAGAAGAACGGCCTCGCGGTGGGCGACACGATCACCCTGCAGCAGAGCGAGACGAAGGCGCAGATGAACGGCGTGGATCCCGAGGACACGAAAATCGACGTCGAGATCGTGGGGCTCTACGAGGCCACCGCCAAGGCGAGCGCCGTCATGAGCAACTGGTCCATCGACAACGCGGTGTTCACCTCGCTCGAGGTCATCCAGCACGTGCGCCCCGAGACGGGCGGCGAAAGCTACGAGCGCGTGGACTTCCACGTGGACGACCCCGCCGAGGTGAACCGCATCGTCGAGGAGGTGAAGAACCTCGACGGCCTCGATCCCACCGACTTCGCCGTGGACGTGGACACGGGCAGCGTCGATTCCGTCATCGAGCCGCTCGAGAACATGGACAGCCTCATGACCGGGCTCATCGCGGTCATGGTGGTCATCGGCGCCATCATCCTCTACCTCGTGCTGGCCGGCCGGGTGCGCGAGCGCATCCACGAAAGCGGCGTGCTGCTGTCGCTCGGCGTGACCAAGCGGGCCATCGTGGCGCAGTACCTCGTGGAGATCGCCCTCGTGGCCGTGCTCGCGTTCGGCGCCTCGTACTTCACGAGCGGGCTCGTGGCCCAGACGGCGGCCGCGCAGCTGCTCGACTACGCCACCGAGCAGGCGGGCGACGTGGGCGGATCGGGATCTGCGGGCCCCAAGAACCTCGACGGCACGAGCGTGGCCGACTCCTCCTCGATGGCGCCGAGGTTCGAGCAGAACCGCGACATGACGAGGATCGAGGTCGTCATCGAGCCCGCGGCGCTCGCGGGCGTCTACCTGGCAGGCGGCGTGCTCATCGTCGGCTCGGTGGCCGCGGCCGCGCTGCCGGTGCTGCGCCTCAAGCCCAAAGAGATACTCACGAAGATGAGCTAG
- a CDS encoding sensor histidine kinase, with amino-acid sequence MERRRGRLDDKARRHRLGLRVFLAVAAALALTSALIYALVAVALPASYESVATSRVHERLDALGAQLAETPYADAAQPIYDFCIENSATAVLVVGNDTSRFGTEPDAASESAVALSTNVRFADQDSGYLTIVANLSAAGELPSAFWSMLPAVVAAILAAAVLVAWGVSRIINRLVADVADAKRAERQRRDFFAAVSHELKTPLCALKAQIECMLYGIGDFADRDKHLPEALETAERLEGLVGEIVLVAGMEADDIDRACEDVSAAALVQEAVDAWAPQAAERGLAFDADVQGDAIVRANRTLVARALANVVGNAVTYSPPGAQVSVRLADGTLVVENTGVELSDGELARAFEPFYRAETSRSRATGGSGLGLYIAKAAFDRYGIRFALDSADDRVTFRARFPKGRGI; translated from the coding sequence TTGGAACGGCGTAGGGGGCGCCTCGACGACAAGGCCCGCCGGCACCGGCTCGGCCTCAGGGTGTTCCTGGCCGTGGCCGCCGCCCTCGCGCTGACGAGCGCGCTCATCTACGCGCTCGTGGCCGTGGCGCTGCCCGCCAGCTACGAGAGCGTGGCCACATCGCGCGTGCACGAGCGCCTCGACGCGCTCGGCGCGCAGCTCGCCGAAACGCCCTACGCCGATGCGGCCCAACCCATCTACGACTTCTGCATCGAGAACAGCGCCACCGCCGTGCTCGTGGTGGGCAACGACACGTCCCGTTTCGGCACCGAGCCGGACGCGGCAAGCGAATCGGCCGTCGCCCTGTCGACCAACGTGCGGTTCGCCGACCAGGACAGCGGCTACCTCACCATCGTGGCCAACCTGTCCGCCGCCGGCGAGCTGCCCTCGGCGTTCTGGAGCATGCTGCCCGCCGTCGTCGCGGCCATCCTCGCCGCGGCCGTGCTCGTGGCCTGGGGCGTGAGCCGCATCATCAACCGGCTCGTCGCCGACGTGGCCGATGCCAAGCGCGCCGAGCGGCAGCGCCGCGACTTCTTCGCCGCCGTGTCCCACGAGCTGAAGACGCCCCTGTGCGCCCTCAAGGCCCAGATCGAGTGCATGCTGTACGGCATCGGCGACTTCGCCGACCGCGACAAGCACCTGCCGGAGGCGCTCGAGACCGCCGAGCGCCTCGAAGGGCTCGTCGGCGAGATCGTGCTCGTCGCCGGCATGGAGGCCGACGACATCGACCGCGCCTGTGAGGACGTCTCGGCGGCCGCGCTCGTGCAGGAGGCCGTCGACGCGTGGGCGCCGCAGGCGGCCGAGCGGGGGCTCGCGTTCGACGCCGACGTGCAGGGCGACGCCATCGTGCGGGCGAACCGCACGCTCGTGGCCAGGGCGCTGGCGAACGTCGTCGGCAACGCCGTGACGTACTCGCCGCCCGGCGCGCAGGTGTCCGTCCGCCTCGCCGACGGGACGCTCGTCGTGGAGAACACGGGCGTCGAGCTCTCCGACGGCGAGCTGGCCCGCGCCTTCGAGCCGTTCTACCGCGCCGAGACGTCGCGCAGCCGGGCGACGGGCGGCAGCGGCCTCGGGCTCTACATCGCGAAGGCGGCGTTCGACCGCTACGGCATCCGCTTCGCGCTCGACAGCGCGGACGACCGCGTCACGTTCCGGGCGCGCTTCCCCAAGGGCCGCGGCATCTAA
- a CDS encoding response regulator transcription factor, translated as MAHMLIIEDEPAIRTVLAEVFKSAGHDATLAADGMEGVAAFRAQPCDLVVLDLMLPKIDGFAVCELIRQESDVPIMMLTALGAEADELRGFELLADDYVTKPFSVKVVLRRAEALLRRAAHAPADGADGLLRCGDVALDPAGRTVSRGGRPVELTRTEFDVLELLLAHPGRAYTRDELLALVWHYEFASDPKIVNIHVMNIRKKLGAGLVATVRGIGYKLGTA; from the coding sequence ATGGCCCACATGCTGATCATCGAAGACGAACCCGCCATCCGCACCGTGCTCGCGGAGGTGTTCAAGAGCGCGGGCCACGACGCGACGCTCGCCGCCGACGGGATGGAGGGCGTCGCGGCGTTCCGCGCCCAGCCCTGCGACCTCGTCGTGCTCGACCTCATGCTGCCGAAGATCGACGGCTTCGCCGTGTGCGAGCTCATCCGCCAGGAATCCGACGTCCCCATCATGATGCTCACGGCGCTCGGCGCCGAGGCCGACGAGCTGCGCGGCTTCGAGCTTCTGGCCGACGACTACGTGACGAAGCCGTTCTCCGTGAAGGTGGTGCTGCGGCGCGCCGAGGCCCTGCTGCGCCGGGCGGCGCACGCCCCGGCCGACGGCGCCGACGGCCTGCTGCGCTGCGGCGACGTGGCGCTCGACCCCGCCGGGCGCACGGTGAGCCGCGGCGGGAGGCCCGTGGAGCTCACCCGCACCGAGTTCGACGTGCTCGAGCTGCTGCTCGCCCACCCCGGCCGCGCGTACACCCGCGACGAGCTGCTGGCCCTCGTGTGGCACTACGAGTTCGCCAGCGATCCGAAGATCGTCAACATCCACGTCATGAACATCCGCAAGAAGCTCGGCGCCGGCCTCGTGGCCACCGTCCGGGGGATCGGGTACAAGCTTGGAACGGCGTAG
- a CDS encoding response regulator transcription factor: MPSILIVDDDADLSAIVARYLESEGFAVVRAASAEEAYDVLGARPFDLVLLDINLPGDDGFAACAALRRASDVPIVFASARTSETDRIVGLDTGGDDYLPKPYSLRELLAHVNALLRRSQGRAGCAGRPRVAGPFALDEDAGTLAKDGEAVALSPKEFALARFLIAHEGETVSKERLLAEVWGAFSEVEPQTVSVHMSWLRAKVEDDPSRPVHFKTVRGRGYRFDAAGGAS, encoded by the coding sequence ATGCCGAGCATACTCATAGTCGACGACGATGCGGACCTGTCCGCCATCGTGGCGCGCTACCTCGAAAGCGAGGGGTTCGCCGTCGTGCGCGCCGCGAGCGCCGAGGAGGCCTACGACGTGCTGGGCGCGCGCCCCTTCGACCTCGTGCTGCTCGACATCAACCTGCCGGGCGACGACGGGTTCGCGGCGTGCGCGGCGCTCAGGCGCGCGAGCGACGTGCCCATCGTGTTCGCGTCGGCGCGCACGAGCGAGACGGACCGCATCGTCGGGCTCGACACGGGCGGCGACGACTACCTGCCGAAGCCCTACTCGCTGCGCGAGCTGCTCGCCCACGTGAACGCGCTGCTCAGGCGCTCGCAGGGGCGCGCGGGATGCGCGGGGAGGCCGCGCGTCGCGGGGCCGTTCGCCCTCGACGAGGACGCCGGGACGCTCGCGAAGGACGGCGAGGCCGTGGCCCTGTCGCCCAAGGAGTTCGCGCTCGCCCGCTTCCTGATCGCGCACGAGGGCGAGACCGTGTCGAAGGAGCGCCTGCTGGCCGAGGTGTGGGGCGCGTTCTCGGAGGTGGAGCCGCAGACGGTGTCGGTGCACATGAGCTGGCTGCGCGCGAAGGTGGAGGACGACCCCTCCCGCCCGGTTCACTTCAAGACCGTGCGGGGGCGGGGCTACCGCTTCGACGCGGCGGGCGGCGCGTCGTGA
- a CDS encoding sensor histidine kinase: MTRPAAREARAIRRRLLACALAASLALVVVALVATAALAQDDAAAQVRESVVALNEARAALAAEAEPAVADRALAEAQETLRRAADAKSSLPLALAWAVCAAGVALVWSVTAYLYLSVVRPFSRLEAFADEVARGNLDLPLAYERSNPFGRFTWAFDNMRKEIKRARAAEAEALEQSKTTVAALSHDIKTPIASIRAYSEALELGLARDETERAGYARTIARKCDEVTALTDDLFLHALAELDRIAVSCEDAPIDRAVARAAADFGVDGTVVLGRLDRAVVAHDPKRLVEALENLVANARKYAPGSTVEVNGREEGGAYRIEVRDFGDGVAPEDLPFAFDRFYRGANAQGTPGAGLGLFIVRYLVEQMGGSVRLENAEPGLRVGIEFPLEP, translated from the coding sequence GTGACGCGCCCGGCTGCGCGCGAGGCGCGCGCCATCCGGCGGCGCCTGCTGGCCTGCGCGCTGGCCGCCTCGCTTGCGCTCGTCGTCGTCGCGCTCGTCGCGACGGCGGCGCTCGCGCAGGACGACGCGGCGGCGCAGGTGCGCGAAAGCGTCGTGGCGCTCAACGAGGCGCGCGCCGCGCTGGCCGCCGAGGCGGAGCCTGCGGTCGCCGACCGGGCGCTGGCCGAGGCGCAGGAGACGCTGCGCCGGGCGGCCGACGCGAAGAGCTCCCTCCCGCTCGCGCTCGCGTGGGCCGTGTGCGCGGCGGGCGTCGCCCTCGTCTGGAGCGTGACGGCGTACCTGTACCTGAGCGTCGTGCGGCCGTTCTCGCGGCTCGAGGCGTTCGCCGACGAGGTGGCCCGCGGCAACCTCGACCTGCCGCTCGCCTACGAGCGCAGCAACCCGTTCGGACGTTTCACCTGGGCGTTCGACAACATGCGCAAGGAGATCAAGCGCGCCCGCGCCGCGGAGGCCGAGGCGCTCGAGCAGAGCAAGACCACGGTGGCCGCGCTGTCGCACGACATCAAGACGCCCATCGCGTCCATCCGCGCCTACTCCGAGGCGCTCGAGCTGGGCCTCGCGCGCGACGAGACGGAGCGCGCCGGCTACGCGCGCACCATCGCGCGCAAGTGCGACGAGGTGACGGCGCTCACCGACGACCTGTTCCTGCACGCCCTCGCCGAGCTCGACCGCATCGCGGTGTCGTGCGAGGACGCGCCCATCGACCGCGCCGTCGCCCGGGCGGCCGCCGACTTCGGCGTCGACGGCACCGTGGTGCTGGGGCGCCTCGATCGCGCGGTCGTCGCGCACGATCCCAAGCGCCTCGTCGAGGCGCTCGAGAACCTCGTGGCGAACGCGCGCAAGTACGCGCCCGGGTCGACCGTCGAGGTGAACGGTCGCGAGGAGGGCGGCGCCTACCGCATCGAGGTGCGCGACTTCGGGGACGGCGTCGCGCCCGAGGACCTGCCGTTCGCGTTCGACCGCTTCTACCGCGGCGCCAACGCGCAGGGCACGCCGGGCGCGGGCCTCGGCCTGTTCATCGTCCGCTACCTCGTCGAGCAGATGGGCGGCTCCGTGCGCCTCGAGAACGCCGAGCCGGGATTGCGCGTCGGGATCGAATTCCCCCTCGAGCCTTAA
- a CDS encoding ABC transporter ATP-binding protein yields the protein MKPSIIEAEKLSKSYAADGVQAHVLSAIDLALYEGDFTAVMGPSGSGKSTLLYCLSGMDAPTAGDVRYRGGSIAKLRERDMAELRAQRFGFVFQQAHLVSNLTLFENVAVPGYLKEGRSTADTRAAAGALIERMGLAPDAHHLPSQTSGGQQQRCAVARSVVNDPDIVFADEPTGALNRANTLEVLALLCELNANGQSICMVTHDVQCAVRANRILYLEDGAVCGELDLPRWRADGDAAYLRAREAQVNAWLSSLSW from the coding sequence ATGAAACCATCCATCATCGAGGCCGAGAAGCTCTCGAAGAGCTACGCGGCCGACGGCGTGCAGGCGCACGTGCTGAGCGCCATCGACCTGGCGCTGTACGAAGGCGACTTCACCGCCGTCATGGGGCCGTCGGGCTCCGGCAAGTCGACGCTGCTCTACTGCCTGTCGGGCATGGACGCCCCCACGGCGGGCGACGTGCGCTATCGCGGCGGCAGCATCGCGAAGCTGCGCGAGCGCGACATGGCCGAGCTGCGCGCCCAGCGCTTCGGGTTCGTGTTCCAGCAGGCGCACCTCGTGTCGAACCTCACGCTGTTCGAGAACGTGGCCGTGCCCGGCTACCTCAAGGAGGGCCGCTCGACGGCCGACACGCGCGCGGCGGCGGGGGCGCTCATCGAGCGCATGGGCCTCGCGCCCGACGCGCACCACCTGCCGAGCCAGACCTCGGGCGGCCAGCAGCAGCGCTGCGCCGTGGCGCGCAGCGTGGTGAACGATCCCGACATCGTGTTCGCCGACGAGCCCACCGGCGCCCTCAACCGCGCGAACACCCTCGAGGTGCTCGCGCTCCTGTGCGAGCTGAACGCGAACGGCCAGTCCATCTGCATGGTCACCCACGACGTGCAGTGCGCCGTGCGCGCGAACCGCATCCTCTACCTGGAGGACGGCGCCGTGTGCGGCGAGCTCGACCTGCCCCGTTGGCGGGCGGACGGCGACGCCGCCTACCTCAGAGCGCGCGAGGCCCAGGTGAACGCCTGGCTGTCGTCGCTTTCCTGGTAA